The proteins below come from a single Carnobacterium divergens DSM 20623 genomic window:
- the ybaK gene encoding Cys-tRNA(Pro) deacylase, with protein MKAKKVTKTNACRILDQESIPYKIYEFPWSEDHIDAKSVADQLGIATESIYKTLVTVGDKTGVVVACLSGSVELDLKALAKVSGNKKVEMLPMKELEKTTGYIRGGCSPIGMKKEFPTFIQKSAELEDEMIISAGRRGMQLAVAPKELAQVTKAQFVDISH; from the coding sequence ATGAAAGCAAAAAAAGTAACTAAAACAAATGCGTGTCGGATCTTGGATCAAGAAAGTATTCCTTATAAGATTTATGAATTTCCTTGGAGTGAGGATCATATTGACGCAAAGTCAGTAGCCGATCAGTTAGGAATTGCTACGGAGTCTATTTATAAAACACTCGTGACAGTAGGAGATAAAACCGGAGTGGTTGTAGCCTGCTTATCAGGATCTGTAGAGCTGGATTTAAAAGCCTTAGCGAAAGTAAGTGGCAATAAAAAAGTGGAAATGCTCCCGATGAAAGAATTGGAAAAGACAACTGGCTATATTCGCGGTGGTTGCTCGCCAATTGGTATGAAAAAAGAGTTTCCTACCTTTATTCAAAAAAGTGCTGAATTAGAAGATGAAATGATTATCTCTGCAGGTCGAAGAGGAATGCAATTAGCTGTTGCACCAAAAGAGCTAGCACAGGTAACAAAAGCACAATTTGTTGATATTAGTCACTAA
- a CDS encoding LTA synthase family protein — protein sequence MNKTKSLLNTRLGFFTLSVIFFWAKTYYGYQADFSLGVTGPLQQFILIINPIATTLFIFSIALYFKKPRSAYIALFVLYFLSSALIYANVIYYREFTDFLTVNTMLGVKSVSGGLNSSAFALVNFSDAFYWLDFIILIALLVSKKVKIDPRPFKKRYAFATTALAIAIFSANLSLAESNRPQLLTRTFDRNYIVKYLGLNVFTVYDGIKTAQANQVKANADVSDMDDVLEYLNEHRAEPNPETFGSAKGRNVVYIHLESFQQFLIDYKLKDENGVEHEVTPFLNSLYHDQSTSSYPNFFHQVGQGKTSDAETILENSLFGLPQGSAFTQAGSSNTFQAAPKILHDNGNYTSAVFHGNVGSFWNRDDTYKSLGYNYFFDASYYDTSEGNTLEYGLKDKLLFQESAQYLEQLQQPFYTKFLTVTNHFPYPLDDANVSFPRASTGDSTIDGYFATAHYLDQSIKEMFDYLKAAGLYDNTVFVLYGDHYGISNSRNPSLAPLLGKDANEWNDYDNAMLQRVPLMFHIPGQTNGGIKEEFGGQIDVLPTLLNLLGVDAKSYIQFGTDLTSSGHDQTVTFRNGNFVTPNYTVIGSKIYETKTGILIEEPTQEVLDEVEKIRLGVEKQLNLSDSIINSDLLRFYTPDGFKPVSPEDYNYKKQKEQIDAITKKLGKESTSLYSKNNNTSTVDLYKTDAPELVPPATDSAAEEDSSTK from the coding sequence ATGAATAAAACAAAATCTTTATTAAATACCCGTTTAGGATTTTTCACTTTAAGTGTGATTTTTTTCTGGGCTAAAACTTATTATGGGTACCAAGCCGATTTTTCATTAGGAGTTACTGGACCACTACAACAGTTCATCTTAATTATCAATCCAATCGCAACAACGCTGTTTATCTTTTCAATTGCGCTGTACTTTAAAAAACCCAGAAGCGCCTATATCGCATTATTTGTTCTCTATTTCTTATCATCGGCTTTGATTTATGCCAATGTCATTTATTATCGAGAATTTACAGACTTCTTAACCGTTAATACGATGTTAGGAGTTAAGAGTGTTTCAGGTGGACTGAATTCAAGTGCTTTTGCCTTAGTCAATTTTTCAGATGCTTTCTATTGGTTAGATTTTATTATTCTAATCGCTTTACTTGTTTCTAAAAAAGTAAAAATTGATCCAAGACCCTTTAAAAAACGCTATGCATTTGCAACAACTGCGTTAGCAATTGCTATTTTCAGTGCCAACTTAAGTTTAGCCGAAAGCAATCGACCTCAATTGTTAACAAGAACATTTGACCGTAACTATATCGTCAAGTATTTAGGGTTAAACGTCTTTACAGTTTATGATGGAATTAAAACAGCCCAAGCTAATCAAGTTAAAGCCAATGCTGATGTTTCAGATATGGATGACGTTTTAGAGTATTTAAATGAACATCGTGCCGAGCCTAATCCAGAAACATTTGGTTCTGCTAAGGGACGTAACGTGGTTTATATCCATTTAGAGAGCTTCCAACAATTCTTGATTGATTACAAGCTAAAAGATGAAAACGGCGTTGAACATGAAGTAACGCCCTTCTTAAATAGCCTTTACCACGACCAAAGTACAAGTAGCTATCCAAATTTCTTCCATCAAGTCGGACAAGGAAAAACAAGTGATGCTGAAACGATTCTAGAAAATTCACTGTTTGGTTTGCCACAAGGATCCGCTTTTACTCAAGCAGGATCATCTAACACATTCCAAGCTGCTCCAAAAATTTTGCATGACAACGGTAATTATACAAGCGCCGTTTTTCATGGAAACGTTGGCTCCTTCTGGAACCGTGACGATACCTACAAATCTTTAGGATACAACTATTTCTTTGATGCAAGTTACTATGATACTTCTGAAGGAAATACCTTGGAATATGGCTTAAAAGATAAACTTCTTTTCCAAGAGTCTGCTCAATATTTAGAACAATTACAACAACCTTTCTACACAAAATTCTTAACAGTAACCAATCACTTCCCTTACCCTCTTGATGATGCGAATGTTAGCTTTCCAAGAGCGTCAACAGGTGATAGCACGATTGACGGTTACTTTGCGACAGCTCATTATTTAGACCAGTCTATTAAAGAAATGTTTGACTATTTAAAAGCAGCTGGTTTATATGACAATACTGTATTCGTTCTTTATGGAGATCATTATGGTATTTCAAATTCTCGTAATCCTTCACTGGCACCATTATTAGGAAAAGATGCTAATGAATGGAACGATTACGACAATGCAATGTTACAACGTGTCCCATTAATGTTCCACATTCCTGGTCAAACAAATGGTGGAATCAAAGAAGAATTCGGAGGACAAATTGATGTATTACCTACCCTATTAAACTTACTAGGTGTAGATGCTAAAAGTTATATTCAATTTGGAACTGATTTAACTTCAAGCGGTCACGATCAAACTGTCACTTTCCGTAATGGAAACTTTGTTACTCCTAATTATACCGTTATCGGTTCAAAAATTTATGAAACAAAAACCGGAATCTTGATTGAAGAACCTACCCAAGAAGTTCTTGATGAAGTTGAAAAAATAAGATTAGGCGTTGAAAAACAATTAAATCTATCAGACAGCATTATCAATAGTGACTTATTGAGATTCTATACACCTGATGGCTTTAAACCAGTTTCGCCAGAAGATTACAATTATAAAAAACAAAAAGAACAAATTGATGCAATTACCAAAAAATTAGGGAAAGAATCAACAAGTTTATATAGTAAAAACAACAATACTTCAACTGTTGACTTATATAAAACAGATGCACCAGAGCTTGTTCCACCAGCAACTGACTCTGCTGCTGAAGAAGATTCTTCAACAAAATAA
- a CDS encoding VanZ family protein: protein MLFLNDLYEYTETVFGDTINHFPLIKLIFYSLDKTLIYFLIWLALRFFYLLLKRKSGQKNSLLKELLLHLFVFYFILLFQLTVFRGEYTIMNVYVEWRPISEVNWEPFTETFKLTNGSSQFDFFYNLYGNIFWFIPMGFFLGMLFRKRHPFFKVLLFGFLCSLSIETMQFLFRTGVADIDDLIFNTIGTLIGYLLYEIIFSIKRIVSKGATD from the coding sequence ATGCTTTTCTTAAATGATTTATATGAATACACTGAGACGGTTTTTGGGGACACAATCAATCATTTCCCATTAATTAAATTAATTTTTTATAGTTTAGATAAAACGCTGATTTACTTTTTAATTTGGTTAGCCCTTCGTTTTTTTTATTTGCTTTTGAAAAGAAAGAGTGGCCAAAAGAATTCGTTGCTTAAAGAGCTATTGCTTCATTTATTTGTTTTCTACTTTATTTTGTTATTTCAACTGACTGTTTTTCGTGGGGAGTACACGATAATGAATGTCTATGTTGAATGGCGGCCAATTAGTGAAGTTAACTGGGAACCATTTACAGAAACGTTTAAATTGACTAATGGCTCTTCTCAATTTGATTTCTTTTATAATCTGTATGGAAATATTTTTTGGTTTATTCCAATGGGTTTTTTCTTAGGAATGTTATTCAGGAAAAGACATCCATTTTTTAAAGTCTTACTGTTTGGTTTTTTATGCTCTCTTTCAATCGAAACGATGCAGTTTCTTTTTAGAACAGGGGTCGCGGACATTGACGATTTGATTTTTAATACAATTGGTACACTTATCGGATATTTACTTTATGAAATTATTTTTTCAATTAAGAGAATAGTCAGCAAGGGAGCAACGGATTAA
- a CDS encoding multidrug efflux MFS transporter — protein MVEKAKAARTIWQRNLKILWIGCFLAGMGFSLVMPFMSLYIDTLGDFSQKQLSLWSGVTFSSTFLVTAIVSPYWGRLADRKGRKLMLLRSALGMAIVIGLMSCVTNVYQLIGLRLLQGVFSGFISNATALIATQVPREQSGKTLGTLTTGSVTGTLLGPFFGGGIAELFGYRIPFLLTGILLLVVFFLCFFFVKEEFQPVEKGTELSGKEVLKNLTYPRVIVGMFITTMMIQVAANSISPILSLYIKELLGANQNVAFISGIVASVPGIATLIAAPRLGALGDRIGSERILMAGLIVSICLLLPMAFVTNVWQLAVLRFFLGVSDAALIPAVQAILTKNSPHIVAGRIFSYNQSFQAMGNVMGPLIGSMISSSLGFRGVFIITPLFVLFNFILVRRNTKSIHQQLH, from the coding sequence ATGGTAGAAAAAGCAAAAGCAGCAAGAACGATTTGGCAAAGAAATTTAAAAATACTTTGGATAGGGTGCTTCTTAGCTGGAATGGGTTTTAGTTTAGTAATGCCTTTTATGTCGTTATACATTGATACGTTAGGAGACTTTTCTCAAAAACAACTAAGCCTTTGGAGCGGGGTTACGTTTAGCTCGACTTTTTTAGTAACAGCAATCGTTTCACCTTATTGGGGACGGTTGGCTGATCGTAAAGGCCGCAAGTTAATGTTGCTACGTTCAGCTTTAGGGATGGCGATTGTCATCGGTTTGATGAGTTGTGTTACAAATGTGTATCAATTGATTGGGTTGCGCTTGCTACAAGGAGTTTTCTCAGGATTTATCTCAAATGCGACAGCATTAATTGCAACACAAGTTCCTAGAGAACAAAGTGGTAAAACATTAGGCACTTTAACGACTGGAAGTGTCACGGGAACGTTATTAGGTCCTTTTTTTGGTGGTGGGATTGCTGAATTGTTTGGATATCGAATTCCTTTTTTGTTGACAGGAATTTTATTGTTAGTGGTTTTCTTTTTATGTTTCTTTTTTGTGAAAGAAGAATTTCAGCCAGTCGAAAAAGGAACGGAGCTTTCTGGCAAGGAAGTATTGAAAAACCTAACGTATCCTCGAGTAATTGTAGGGATGTTTATTACAACGATGATGATTCAAGTAGCAGCTAATTCAATTAGTCCCATTTTAAGTTTATATATTAAAGAACTATTAGGAGCTAATCAAAACGTTGCATTTATTAGTGGCATTGTGGCATCGGTGCCAGGCATTGCTACATTAATTGCAGCGCCTCGGTTAGGAGCTTTAGGGGATCGAATCGGAAGTGAACGGATCTTAATGGCGGGTTTGATTGTATCGATTTGCCTGTTATTACCGATGGCTTTTGTTACAAATGTTTGGCAATTAGCTGTTTTACGTTTCTTTTTAGGGGTATCTGATGCTGCATTGATTCCGGCTGTTCAAGCTATTTTAACTAAAAATAGTCCTCATATTGTTGCTGGACGGATTTTTAGCTATAATCAGTCTTTTCAAGCGATGGGAAATGTGATGGGACCTTTGATCGGATCGATGATTTCAAGTAGTTTAGGTTTTAGAGGGGTTTTTATCATTACACCACTTTTTGTTCTATTTAATTTTATACTTGTCAGAAGAAATACGAAAAGTATTCATCAGCAATTACATTAA
- a CDS encoding class I SAM-dependent rRNA methyltransferase has product MEKIKLKKVATKRVKEGYPLLVKGDFLSEPKLNDGSFVELVDDQKQFVARGYLATQNKGDGWVLTTNPKELLEQSFFEGLFLKAEKARNTLKLDESTTAFRFFNGEGDGLGGLTIDYYADYYVFSWYSEGIYKHHSVILKAFQAVIKNCLGIYQKFRYDVKGKEYSSHISGEIAPTPLIILENGIQYATYLDDGLMTGIFLDQREVRETIRENYSMGKTVLNTFSYTGAFSVAAAMGGASETTSVDLANRSLPKTKEQFEVNGISADTQRILVMDVFDYFKYALKKNLSYDTVIIDPPSFARSKKRTFSVAKDYQKLLEEVISITNHNGVIVASTNAANVTMEKFEGFIRKAFENSHEKYTLLEKYSLPSDFKLNPHFPEGDYLKVCILRKK; this is encoded by the coding sequence GTGGAAAAAATAAAATTAAAGAAAGTCGCAACCAAGAGAGTGAAAGAGGGCTATCCGCTATTAGTTAAAGGGGATTTTCTTTCAGAGCCTAAGCTGAATGACGGTTCTTTTGTAGAATTAGTCGATGATCAAAAACAATTTGTTGCGAGAGGCTATCTTGCTACTCAAAATAAAGGAGATGGCTGGGTTTTAACAACGAACCCTAAGGAGCTATTAGAGCAAAGTTTCTTTGAAGGTCTTTTTTTGAAAGCTGAAAAAGCAAGAAATACATTAAAACTTGATGAATCAACGACGGCTTTTCGCTTCTTTAATGGTGAAGGGGACGGTCTTGGCGGTTTAACAATTGACTATTACGCAGATTATTATGTTTTTTCTTGGTATAGTGAGGGAATTTATAAACATCATTCTGTGATTCTTAAAGCTTTTCAAGCGGTGATTAAAAACTGTCTTGGGATTTATCAAAAATTTCGTTACGATGTAAAAGGCAAAGAATACAGCAGTCATATTTCTGGTGAAATTGCACCAACGCCATTGATAATTCTTGAGAATGGGATTCAATATGCTACCTACCTTGATGATGGTTTGATGACGGGAATTTTCTTAGATCAAAGAGAGGTTCGAGAAACGATTCGAGAAAACTATTCAATGGGAAAAACAGTTTTAAATACATTTAGCTATACTGGTGCTTTTTCTGTGGCAGCAGCAATGGGAGGAGCAAGTGAAACAACGAGCGTTGATTTAGCTAACCGGAGTTTGCCTAAAACTAAAGAACAATTTGAAGTTAATGGAATTAGCGCTGATACACAACGGATTTTAGTAATGGACGTTTTTGATTATTTTAAATACGCATTGAAAAAAAACTTATCTTACGATACAGTGATTATTGATCCACCAAGTTTTGCTCGCTCAAAGAAGCGGACATTTAGCGTTGCCAAAGATTATCAAAAACTATTAGAAGAAGTCATTTCAATTACAAATCATAATGGTGTGATTGTGGCTTCAACTAATGCGGCTAATGTAACGATGGAAAAATTTGAAGGATTTATTCGTAAAGCGTTTGAAAACAGTCATGAAAAATATACCTTATTAGAAAAATATAGTTTACCAAGTGATTTTAAATTGAATCCACATTTTCCAGAAGGCGACTATTTGAAAGTATGTATTTTAAGAAAAAAATAG
- a CDS encoding GGDEF domain-containing protein — translation MQTSELLIRSLENISVIYFFISVIFYLFDGKEIITVYSTYWKKLLFGISFGMLALLLTETAINEGTSELSYSLIPIFICFYLAGPFAGMTSFFVLSVTDRVAFSFFNVTYMLVIFMFLIVLRVWEKRSVKAFSIVLFILIFYSLVLIFIFYPTAIWKPSIWIFELFCYLSSVICYFFINKQRIYFQSHLTLVDESRKDFLTELYNRNYLVKLIKQRDAKQKRYSILLLDIDHFKKINDHYGHAAGDTILMQFAALLMRKTSGRNSLVFRYGGEEFIVLVDETDREKITKLAETIRVAVETYPFILSEEKKIAVTTSIGVSFKLNEKQRYQEIINQADEALYKGKAQNRNQVVVFDEK, via the coding sequence ATGCAAACTAGTGAACTATTGATTCGCTCTCTTGAAAATATTAGTGTGATTTATTTTTTTATCTCAGTTATTTTCTATTTATTTGATGGCAAAGAAATCATTACCGTCTATTCTACTTATTGGAAAAAACTATTATTTGGGATTTCCTTTGGAATGTTAGCTTTATTACTTACAGAAACAGCAATTAATGAAGGAACAAGTGAGCTGTCTTACAGTCTGATTCCTATTTTTATTTGTTTTTATTTAGCAGGACCCTTTGCAGGTATGACAAGTTTTTTTGTTTTATCTGTTACCGATAGGGTAGCTTTTAGTTTTTTTAATGTTACCTACATGCTTGTGATTTTTATGTTTTTGATTGTTTTAAGAGTTTGGGAAAAAAGATCAGTTAAAGCTTTTTCAATCGTTCTTTTTATTCTTATTTTCTATTCTTTAGTGCTTATTTTCATATTTTATCCTACCGCAATTTGGAAACCGAGTATTTGGATATTTGAATTATTTTGTTATCTATCTTCAGTAATTTGTTACTTTTTTATTAATAAACAACGGATTTATTTTCAAAGTCATTTAACTTTAGTGGATGAATCAAGGAAAGATTTTTTAACAGAGCTTTATAATCGTAATTACCTAGTTAAATTAATCAAACAAAGAGATGCGAAACAAAAACGCTACAGTATCTTATTGCTAGATATTGACCACTTTAAAAAAATTAATGATCACTACGGCCACGCTGCAGGCGACACTATTTTAATGCAATTTGCAGCACTCTTAATGCGAAAAACTAGTGGAAGGAATTCGCTTGTTTTTCGCTATGGTGGGGAAGAGTTTATTGTTTTAGTTGATGAAACAGACCGTGAAAAAATAACGAAATTAGCTGAAACTATTCGTGTGGCTGTGGAAACATATCCCTTCATTTTATCTGAAGAGAAAAAAATAGCGGTGACAACATCAATCGGAGTTTCGTTTAAGCTAAATGAAAAACAACGTTATCAAGAAATAATTAATCAAGCAGATGAAGCATTGTACAAAGGGAAGGCTCAAAATCGAAATCAAGTAGTTGTTTTTGATGAAAAGTAA
- a CDS encoding MGDG synthase family glycosyltransferase has product MDKAPKILILTGSYGNGHLEVTRALIEELHRVGIKDITTSDLFYEAHPIVTTVTKYLYIKSFTRYRNLYGFLYYNFDNQLKEHSFDKFTDSYGYIRLNQLMKNNDFDLVINTFPMQVFPAYKKKVGKRIPFVNVLTDFCLHTRWVSKEIDHFFVSCNHLKTELIESGIPKETITISGIPIKEQFYLENQEKAQKMTSPSSKKNLLISAGAYGVLTNLADILEELQSKEDLNIVVVCGNNKNLFDSLSTQFADQPTIEIKGFVSEMAKLMSHADIMITKPGGISLSEALAIQTPLILTPGVPGQESENAQLFEKECMAIVTKTEEEIIPAIYQLLKQPLLAKNLVQHMEEHFYPHAAKTIITDSLALAGISIN; this is encoded by the coding sequence TTGGACAAAGCTCCAAAAATACTCATTTTAACAGGTAGCTATGGAAACGGGCATCTTGAAGTAACAAGAGCACTAATTGAAGAACTTCATCGAGTTGGTATCAAAGATATTACCACGTCGGACTTATTTTATGAAGCTCACCCAATTGTCACTACTGTTACAAAATATCTATATATTAAAAGCTTTACTAGATACCGCAATCTTTATGGCTTTCTGTACTATAATTTTGACAATCAATTAAAAGAGCACAGCTTTGATAAGTTTACTGATTCATACGGTTATATCCGTTTAAATCAATTGATGAAAAACAACGACTTTGATTTGGTGATAAACACGTTTCCAATGCAAGTTTTTCCTGCCTATAAGAAAAAAGTCGGCAAACGCATTCCTTTTGTCAATGTACTGACTGATTTTTGTTTGCATACTCGTTGGGTCTCAAAAGAAATTGATCATTTTTTTGTTTCTTGCAATCATTTGAAAACAGAACTGATCGAATCTGGCATTCCAAAAGAAACCATTACAATTTCTGGTATTCCTATCAAAGAACAGTTTTATCTTGAAAATCAAGAAAAAGCACAGAAAATGACATCTCCTTCCAGCAAAAAAAATCTCTTGATTTCAGCAGGAGCATACGGTGTTTTAACAAATTTAGCTGATATCCTTGAAGAATTACAATCAAAAGAGGATTTGAACATTGTTGTTGTTTGCGGCAATAATAAAAATCTTTTTGATTCTCTATCAACACAATTTGCAGATCAACCTACTATTGAAATCAAAGGATTTGTTTCGGAAATGGCTAAATTAATGAGTCACGCCGATATTATGATTACCAAACCAGGAGGTATTTCCTTATCAGAGGCCCTAGCCATTCAAACGCCTTTAATTTTAACTCCTGGTGTTCCAGGACAAGAAAGTGAAAATGCGCAATTATTTGAAAAAGAATGTATGGCTATTGTAACTAAAACTGAAGAAGAAATTATTCCAGCTATTTATCAGTTATTAAAGCAACCCCTGTTAGCAAAAAATTTAGTGCAACATATGGAAGAACACTTTTATCCACATGCCGCTAAAACTATTATTACAGATTCTTTAGCACTAGCGGGAATCTCTATCAACTAA
- a CDS encoding mechanosensitive ion channel family protein, which produces MNQDVDSSVTNDVVEKVSKSTNLFVNYWHSIDWNNILALLINKSIQLVFITFLFFVFRKMGKVFLDKSFNNYKKKKYVSENRSNTLYTLSLNIFHYVMVFFYAYALLSILGVPVATLIAGAGVVGIAIGLGAQGFISDIVTGFFIILEKQLDVGDFVKLDLIEGNVVAVGLRTTQVKSVNGTLNYIPNRNITIVSNLSRGNMRALIDIHMMPNPDIDKVASIIEAVNEELVPLHQEIVQGPTNLGLTDLGNGQLAMRIVIFTLNGSQYQIQNEFLQKYIVALTAAGIEIPVSPLNLTK; this is translated from the coding sequence ATGAATCAAGATGTAGATAGTTCTGTCACAAATGACGTGGTTGAAAAAGTATCCAAAAGTACCAATCTATTTGTTAATTATTGGCATAGTATTGATTGGAACAACATTTTAGCCTTGCTTATCAATAAATCAATCCAACTTGTTTTTATTACCTTTTTATTTTTTGTCTTTCGTAAAATGGGAAAAGTTTTTCTTGATAAAAGCTTTAATAATTATAAGAAGAAAAAATACGTTTCAGAAAACCGTTCAAACACACTTTATACCTTATCATTAAATATATTCCACTATGTGATGGTTTTTTTCTATGCTTATGCTTTACTGTCAATTTTAGGTGTTCCTGTTGCAACGTTAATCGCTGGTGCTGGGGTGGTAGGAATTGCAATTGGTCTTGGCGCACAAGGTTTTATTAGCGACATTGTTACTGGTTTTTTCATTATTTTAGAAAAACAACTAGATGTTGGAGACTTTGTTAAATTAGACTTAATTGAAGGCAATGTAGTAGCAGTTGGACTCAGAACAACGCAAGTTAAAAGCGTTAATGGTACGTTAAACTATATTCCAAACCGTAACATCACGATTGTTAGCAACTTATCTAGAGGCAATATGCGCGCATTAATCGATATTCATATGATGCCAAATCCTGATATTGACAAAGTTGCCAGTATCATTGAAGCTGTTAATGAAGAATTGGTTCCACTTCACCAAGAAATCGTTCAAGGACCTACTAATTTAGGCTTAACTGATTTAGGAAATGGGCAGCTTGCGATGCGAATTGTTATTTTCACTCTAAACGGCAGCCAATATCAAATTCAAAATGAATTTTTACAAAAATACATTGTAGCCTTAACAGCTGCAGGTATTGAAATTCCTGTTTCACCTTTGAACTTAACAAAATAA
- a CDS encoding DUF948 domain-containing protein, whose translation MTGGEIAAIIAAVAFAVLVVFIVMAVMKITKIMEEISKTVKEANNSIEVITKDVDSLSIEVEGLLNKSNVLLDDVNGKLGMTDPLFQAIGDLGVTVSDLNQSSRNLAGHVTGATKKTAQASVISKIGRTAWSMNKNRKAKKVSKQSL comes from the coding sequence ATGACAGGTGGAGAAATTGCAGCAATTATTGCAGCAGTTGCATTTGCCGTTTTAGTTGTGTTTATCGTGATGGCAGTGATGAAAATCACTAAAATTATGGAAGAAATTTCTAAAACAGTAAAAGAGGCAAACAACAGTATCGAAGTGATTACGAAAGATGTCGATAGTTTATCGATTGAAGTTGAAGGGCTATTGAATAAATCCAATGTTTTATTAGATGATGTCAACGGCAAATTAGGTATGACAGACCCTCTATTCCAAGCAATTGGTGATTTGGGTGTGACGGTTTCTGATTTAAACCAATCAAGTCGTAATTTAGCAGGGCATGTAACAGGCGCAACTAAGAAAACTGCGCAAGCTTCCGTTATTTCAAAAATTGGCCGTACGGCATGGTCAATGAATAAAAATCGTAAAGCTAAAAAAGTATCGAAACAATCACTATAA
- a CDS encoding YtxH domain-containing protein, producing the protein MAKKGGFLLGTIIGGTAAAITALLFAPKSGKELRGDINDKANDFKETAKDYADIAVDKGTEISRVAKDATEDIKVNLKDTANQFADQLKQTSKEVESDLEDIHTELDSNKEELKSDLEDTKDTAVAGAKNVADEVKSATDDVKGEAKKTAETVKSDAKDVANEAKDQAKDVKEDVKATIKDAKK; encoded by the coding sequence ATGGCTAAAAAAGGTGGATTTTTACTAGGAACAATTATTGGTGGTACAGCTGCAGCAATTACTGCATTATTATTTGCACCAAAATCAGGAAAAGAATTACGTGGCGATATTAACGATAAAGCCAATGATTTTAAAGAAACTGCAAAAGACTATGCAGATATCGCTGTAGATAAGGGAACTGAAATTAGTCGTGTTGCAAAAGATGCTACAGAAGATATCAAAGTAAACTTAAAAGATACTGCGAATCAATTTGCAGATCAATTAAAACAAACATCTAAAGAAGTAGAATCAGATTTAGAAGATATTCATACTGAATTAGATAGCAACAAAGAAGAGTTGAAATCAGACTTAGAAGATACAAAAGATACAGCTGTAGCAGGAGCTAAAAATGTTGCAGATGAAGTGAAATCAGCAACTGATGATGTAAAAGGGGAAGCTAAAAAAACAGCTGAAACAGTGAAATCAGATGCGAAAGATGTTGCGAACGAAGCAAAAGACCAAGCAAAAGATGTAAAAGAAGACGTTAAAGCAACGATTAAAGACGCTAAAAAATAA
- a CDS encoding DUF5105 domain-containing protein has product MKKRILPILAVLSISLTLLAGCTKKVDSEDAISSYIKAYIYSEETDTLQKAFAEKEMDLAKEDKENFTTSLKEQFKLGADYDKKLDDLYQVYQTNLKKNTKFSTKILHEKSDKATVEVTVSGLKELNLDNLEEEISQKIAANPDLIKEDLSEEDAQKVINQLAFDIYSEKIKANTETKEPIKLSISLKENPDDKNAWVIQNENDIFKELSDAFGV; this is encoded by the coding sequence ATGAAAAAAAGAATTTTACCCATTTTAGCTGTATTGAGTATCAGCTTAACCTTGTTAGCTGGTTGTACAAAAAAAGTTGATTCAGAAGATGCTATTTCAAGCTATATCAAAGCCTATATCTATAGTGAAGAAACCGACACTTTACAAAAAGCTTTTGCTGAAAAAGAAATGGACTTAGCAAAAGAAGACAAAGAAAACTTTACTACCTCTTTAAAAGAGCAGTTCAAATTAGGCGCGGACTACGATAAGAAGCTAGATGACCTTTATCAAGTTTATCAAACGAATTTGAAAAAAAACACTAAATTTTCGACAAAAATTTTACATGAAAAATCAGATAAAGCAACTGTTGAAGTAACTGTTTCTGGCTTAAAAGAATTGAATTTAGATAACCTTGAAGAAGAAATCTCCCAAAAGATAGCAGCTAACCCCGATTTAATCAAAGAAGATTTGTCTGAAGAAGATGCACAAAAGGTGATTAATCAATTAGCTTTTGACATTTATTCAGAAAAAATTAAAGCAAATACTGAAACAAAAGAACCTATAAAACTATCTATTTCTCTAAAAGAAAATCCCGATGATAAAAACGCTTGGGTCATTCAAAACGAAAATGATATTTTTAAAGAATTAAGCGATGCCTTTGGTGTATAA